A portion of the Chiroxiphia lanceolata isolate bChiLan1 chromosome 10, bChiLan1.pri, whole genome shotgun sequence genome contains these proteins:
- the LOC116791922 gene encoding mucin-4-like isoform X2, whose product MGTRGWTLSTFLGCCIWILHGLGAAAAPVTTEGPFTVGTAFPITTENEGPSALVTGTAGTSTTAADAEIDESIFTRNPLSSIFPPRTELDSFVTATSEYGSTVPTLMNVTKPLNTSQGVEGGLAASTTATTAAAITAQHPAVTPEAEYEVIDATPDPTLDINPDVKEDIPAAVTRGEEDIDLTTGNMSYPTTPPPADTWVPQPPAGSPVGVSVTVLPSQGLTTAMGTVEEVVTLSASVQSGANANSLSPSPSTEELLTTQQGGVVSRVEATNPETAEEMAPAAEESPLASESGDAGDTTNGEFSTAGSSHLPPESPVMLETVGNPGEPSFLPGHAVLSPDASLAPSTGNGDGQGVSSEASGSALSPAASEAPVAPEETEDTATTLLAPEVPTYAQSDMNLPTVATVLPTGDVGAVGLDNPSLQPDPWQTSAREKPPLLPDALMDAPNAPGAAYPPPGAEANTLPAADGAAETLSSADLTTAPEAPMSPSLGESQPGGMPDGPPQESVGHDTGLSSDSDAPSPALFVPDGLAWPTAGVQSQGAQGAEDMAQVGGPGDGSPYTDTQSDTSLSDIQPSASPANNGELLAEGTGDLASAGQSPPPALGDGTGAGDAPALGEVSSPDSVPPSSAGMEPDLSGAEGPADLPSESASGLEAVYPLPGTVPGPASETETPASPDLSGAQGAPGSPSFGRLQPWGTATGAPQGAGLPGAEGPDSGLSLSGDAPSSAVHGLVGPPSPALGDQLGTNLGLPAAGGPGVGTAEGTAEQALEGAGSGIDSESSLSSTAGSGMAAGIDRLLGEGSSSGPASPSDVVAAASVSRGDEAGPISGAPLGPDSLSSASPDSETGPGLGLVEGVESAGDVAQTGNPESPYMETNPSAFNPQQDPANTRELSAGETGALVNTEQSPPPALGDGTGAGDAPELGEVSSPGSVPPSSAGMEPDLSGAEGPADLPSESASGLGAVYPLPGTVPGPASETETPASPDLSGAQGAPGSPSFGRLQPWGTATGAPQGAGLPGAEGPDSGLSLSGDAPSSAVHGLVGPPSPALGDQLGTNLGLPVAGGPGVGTAEGTAEQALEGAGSGIDSESSLSSTAGSGMAAGIDQLPGEGSSSGPASPSDVVAAASVSRGDEAGPISGAAPGPDSMSLASPASETRLMEGAKSAGDVTQAGNPESPYIETNPSAFSPQEDQLPSAGSSSGPAPPSGEVATSSVSDPASQSALGGEGNTPGALQPSLDAEPGIPAAAGEGASEMAGDGESMGQSQAPTGNGPAGSGIPDEDMGDVLQSVSSSSSTEGSSLPGRTDEAVNKASLPGADGADGGLNTGLEAAGPQEAPVSVPGIQSGANIGLSDGKQSQVNAVQVPGGASVKGGSSPGASLVPVAPDNSGVSDSTATSTAASLLLPEHGLSSGLVPNGDTHSAPSTQSGSRPLVPGAPSGLAGESGGISWSLEDELASGMPAPLGEASPHAPISPNSAPVLPSAPQRGNAAEGVSVSPELSAPLAALPAVPLYGYGARENDREYVERRVDFNSPLFKPETGFPFGRTLRDSLYFTDNGQIVFPASDKGIFTYPNPPPGGFNGHEEVPMIAVFWDNADFSRGVGTTFYQEFSTLNTAKPPFVRDVEAKVRRYMRSSYSAAWTLKITWEKAPVYASRSDTRKTITYQAILTTDGFRSYILMLYQDRGMQWDYTRLAATNVLIGYTSGDGFYYNDDLSKRPPAVKYRPDQFRGYNTDLRGLWIYKLESRVGINYRLKCLAWTGQQQEPRAWSQGLPTCPCSLQQGQQDPRFKSSRGGRWAARVSMLHSASPNQHGAGVRCLYDSQNQLIEGRQERYWRSSRQASPYRDQELKLYDWCCNRAGSAHLCARYSEKRPKIGCDGYQSPGIDSSEEIERDSDEETDGDNK is encoded by the exons ATGGGGACTAGGGGATGGACGCTCTCCACCTTCCTGGGATGCTGCATATGGATTCTGCATG ggcttggggctgctgctgcccctgtcACTACTGAGGGGCCCTTTACTGTGGGGACAGCTTTTCCCATCACAACAGAGAATGAAGGGCCCAGTGCCCTGGTGACGGGCACTGCAGGCACAAGCACCACGGCGGCTGATGCTGAGATAGATGAGAGCATCTTCACGAGGAACCCATTGAGTTCGATCTTCCCTCCCAGGACTGAGCTGGACTCTTTTGTGACTGCGACGAGTGAATATGGCTCTACAGTGCCAACCTTGATGAATGTGACCAAGCCTCTTAACACGTCTCAGGGTGTTGAGGGGGGGTTGGCTGCTTCCACTACAGCCACAACCGCTGCTGCTATCACTGCACAACACCCTGCTGTCACCCCAGAAGCAGAGTATGAGGTAATAGACGCTACTCCTGATCCCACCCTAGACATCAACCCAGATGTGAAGGAAGACATCCCTGCAGCTGTGACCAGAGGAGAAGAAGACATAGACCTCACCACTGGAAATATGTCCTACCCTACCACCCCTCCACCAGCAGACACCTGGGTGCCACAGCCACCTGCTGGCAGCCCCGTGGGTGTCAGTGTCACTGTGTTACCAAGCCAGGGGCTGACCACAGCCATGGGAACAGTCGAGGAAGTCGTAACTCTGTCTGCATCTGTCCAAAGCGGAGCCAATGCCAACTCCTTAAGTCCCAGTCCCAGCACTGAGGAGCTGCTTACGACCCAGCAGGGTGGAGTGGTGAGCAGGGTTGAGGCCACTAACCCagagacagcagaagaaatggCCCCAGCTGCTGAGGAAAGTCCCTTGGCTTCAGAGTCTGGAGATGCAGGAGATACAACGAATGGTGAATTCAGCACAGCCGGCTCATCTCACCTACCTCCAGAGAGCCCAGTGATGTTAGAAACAGTGGGAAACCCTGGAGagccctccttcctccctggcCACGCAGTGCTGAGCCCAGATGCTTCACTGGCACCATCCACAGGGAACGGAGATGGGCAGGGAGTGTCATCAGAAGCTTCTGGTTCAGCCCTGTCACCTGCAGCCAGCGAGGCACCAGTGGCACCCGAGGAAACAGAGGACACTGCCACAACACTGCTGGCCCCAGAGGTTCCCACTTATGCACAGAGTGATATGAATCTCCCAACCGTGGCCACTGTGTTGCCCACAGGGGACGTGGGGGCTGTGGGTCTGGACAATCCTTCCCTGCAACCTGACCCATGGCAGACCTCCGCCAGAGAAAAGCCACCACTGCTTCCTGATGCTCTGATGGACGCCCCCAATGCTCCTGGGGCTGCTTACCCACCCCCAGGGGCTGAAGCCAAcaccctgcctgcagctgatGGTGCAGCAGAGACACTATCCAGCGCCGACCTCACTACTGCCCCAGAAGCACCCATGTCTCCATCTCTTGGAGAGTCACAGCCAGGAGGAATGCCAGATGGACCTCCCCAAGAATCTGTTGGACATGACACTGGCTTGAGTTCAGATTCAGATGCCCCTAGCCCAGCCCTCTTTGTACCTGATGGACTGGCATGGCCCACTGCTGGGGTCCAGAGTCAGGGAGCTCAGGGGGCAGAGGACATGGCACAGGTAGGAGGTCCAGGGGATGGTAGTCCCTATACAGACACCCAGAGTGACACGAGCCTTTCAGACATCCagccctcagcctctcctgctaATAATGGAGAACTGTTGGCTGAAGGAACAGGAGATTTGGCAAGTGCTGGGCAGTCCCCTCCACCAGCCCTTGGGGATGgaacaggagcaggagatgcCCCGGCACTGGGAGAAGTGTCCTCACCTGATTCTGTacctcccagcagtgctggaatgGAGCCCGATCTCTCAGGGGCTGAAGGACCAGCGGACCTGCCCAGTGAATCTGCCAGTGGTCTTGAGGCTGTTTACCCACTCCCAGGGACTGTGCCTGGCCCTGCATCTGAGACAGAGACACCAGCAAGCCCCGAcctcagtggtgcccagggaGCACCTGGGTCTCCATCCTTTGGTCGGTTGCAACCATGGGGAACAGCAACTGGtgctccccagggagctggtctccctggagctgaaGGACCAGACTCTGGCTTGTCTTTGTCAGGAGATGCCCCCAGCTCAGCAGTTCATGGACTGGTAGGACCCCCATCACCTGCCCTTGGGGACCAGCTTGGCACAAACCTGGGGCTGCCAGCAGCCGGAGGGCCTGGAGTGGGCACGGCagagggcacagcagagcaggcactggaaggagcaGGCAGTGGGATTGATTCTGAGTCGTCCCTGAGCTCCACTGCAGGCAGTGGGATGGCAGCTGGGATAGATAGACTTCTCGGTGAAGGTTCTTCATCTGGTCCTGCCTCTCCCAGTGATGTGGTTGCAGCAGCTTCTGTTTCAAGGGGTGATGAAGCAGGACCCATCTCAGGTGCACCCCTTGGCCCTGACAGCCTGTCCTCGGCCTCTCCGGACAGTGAAACTGGCCCAGGGCTTGGTCTGGTGGAGGGGGTAGAGAGTGCAGGGGATGTGGCACAGACTGGAAACCCAGAAAGTCCCTACATGGAGACAAATCCTTCAGCCTTCAACCCTCAGCAGGACCCCGCTAACACCAGAGAGCTGTCAGCAGGAGAAACAGGGGCTCTGGTGAATACTGAGCAGTCCCCTCCACCAGCCCTTGGGGATGgaacaggagcaggagatgcCCCGGAACTGGGAGAAGTGTCCTCACCTGGTTCTGTacctcccagcagtgctggaatgGAGCCCGATCTCTCAGGGGCTGAAGGACCAGCGGACCTGCCCAGTGAATCTGCCAGTGGTCTTGGGGCTGTTTACCCCCTCCCAGGGACTGTGCCTGGCCCTGCATCTGAGACAGAGACACCAGCAAGCCCCGAcctcagtggtgcccagggaGCACCTGGGTCTCCATCCTTTGGTCGGTTGCAACCATGGGGAACAGCAACTGGtgctccccagggagctggtctccctggagctgaaGGACCAGACTCTGGCTTGTCTTTGTCAGGAGATGCCCCCAGCTCAGCAGTTCATGGACTGGTAGGACCCCCATCACCTGCCCTTGGGGACCAGCTTGGCACAAACCTGGGGCTGCCAGTAGCCGGAGGGCCTGGAGTGGGCACGGCagagggcacagcagagcaggcactggaaggagcaGGCAGTGGGATTGATTCTGAGTCGTCCCTGAGCTCCACTGCAGGCAGTGGGATGGCAGCTGGGATAGATCAACTTCCCGGTGAAGGTTCTTCATCTGGTCCTGCCTCTCCCAGTGATGTGGTTGCAGCAGCTTCTGTTTCAAGGGGTGATGAAGCAGGACCCATCTCAGGTGCAGCCCCTGGTCCTGACAGCATGTCCCTGGCCTCTCCGGCCAGTGAAACTCGTCTGATGGAGGGGGCAAAGAGTGCAGGGGATGTGACACAGGCTGGAAACCCAGAAAGTCCCTACATAGAGACAAATCCTTCAGCTTTCAGCCCTCAGGAAGATCAACTGCCTAGTGCAGGTTCCTCATCTGGTCCTGCCCCTCCCAGTGGTGAGGTCGCAACATCCTCTGTTTCAGATCCAGCCAGCCAGAGTGCACTTGGAGGAGAGGGCAATACTCCTGGAGCTCTTCAGCCTTCTCTGGATGCTGAGCCTGggattcctgctgctgcaggagaaggggcaAGTGAAATGGCTGGTGATGGAGAGTCCATGGGGCAGTCCCAGGCTCCTACTGGAAATGGACCAGCTGGTTCAGGAATCCCTGATGAAGATATGGGAGATGTGTTGCAGTCTGTATCTTCTTCCTCATCTACAGAGGGATCTTCATTGCCTGGGAGGACTGATGAGGCTGTTAACAAAGCAAGTCTTCCTGGAGCTGATGGAGCCGATGGTGGCTTGAATACAGGCTTGGAGGCCGCTGGCCCCCAGGAAGcccctgtgtctgtccctggcATCCAAAGTGGTGCCAATATTGGACTTTCTGATGGAAAACAGAGCCAAGTCAATGCGGTGCAGGTACCTGGAGGAGCTTCGGTGAAAGGGGGATCTTCCCCTGGTGCCAGTCTGGTCCCAGTGGCTCCAGACAACAGCGGTGTTTCTGACAGCACGGCCACCTCaacagctgcttctctgcttctccctgAGCATGGGCTGAGCTCGGGGCTGGTACCCAATGGAGACacccactctgcccccagcacccagagTGGGAGCAGACCCCTGGTGCCAGGGGCACCGtctgggctggcaggagagTCTGGAGGCATTTCTTGGTCTCTTGAAGATGAGTTGGCCTCAGGGATGCCCGCACCTTTGGGAGAAGCATCCCCCCATGCTCCCATATCCCCCAACAGTGCCcctgtgctgccttctgctCCACAGAGAGGAAATGCTGCAGAGGGGGTGTCTGTCAGCCCTGAGCTTTCCGCTCCACTTGCGGCAC ttccaGCTGTGCCCCTCTATGGATATGGAGCGAGGGAAAATGATCGGGAGTATGTGGAAAGGAGAGTGGATTTTAATTCTCCACTTTTCAAGCCTGAGACTGGATTCCCATTTGGGAGAACCCTGCGTGACTCTCTCTAC TTTACAGACAATGGACAAATCGTTTTCCCAGCCTCGGACAAAGGCATCTTCACGTATCCCAACCCTCCTCCCGGCGGCTTCAATGGCCATGAGGAGGTTCCCATGATCGCTGTATTTTGGGACAACGCCGACTTCTCCAGAGGGGTGGGCACCACCTTTTACCAG GAGTTCTCCACCCTCAACACGGCCAAGCCTCCGTTTGTCCGTGACGTGGAAGCGAAGGTTCGGCGGTACATGAGGTCCTCCTACTCTGCAGCCTGGACCCTGAAAATCACCTGGGAGAAGGCACCTGTCTATGCATCACGGAGTGACACCCGGAAG ACAATCACATATCAGGCCATCCTGACCACCGATGGCTTCAGGTCCTACATCCTGATGCTGTACCAGGACAGAGGGATGCAATGGGATTACACCAGACTCGCTGCCACCAACGTGCTCATCGGCTACACCAG TGGGGATGGCTTTTACTACAACGATGACCTGAGTAAGAGACCTCCAGCTGTTAAATATCGCCCTGACCAGTTCAGGGGCTACAACACAG aCCTCCGTGGGCTGTGGATTTACAAGCTGGAGAGTCGCGTGGGCATCAACTATCGGCTGAAGTGCCTGGCATggacagggcagcagcaggagccacgGGCATGGagccagggcctgcccacctgcccctgctccctccagcaAGGGCAGCAGGACCCACGCTTCAAGAGCAGCCGTGGAG GCCGGTGGGCTGCCCGTGTCTCCATGCTGCACTCAGCGTCCCCCAACCAGCACGGCGCCGGCGTCCGCTGCCTGTACGACAGCCAGAACCAGCTCATTGAGGGGCGGCAGGAGAGGTACTGGAGGTCCTCCAGGCAGGCGTCGCCCTACCGTG ACCAGGAGCTGAAGCTGTACGACTGGTGCTGCAACCGGGCGGGCAGTGCCCACCTCTGCGCCCGCTACAGTGAGAAGCGGCCGAAGATCGGCTGTGATGGATACCAGTCACCTGGCATAG ATTCCTCGGAGGAGATAGAGAGAGACTCGGATGAGGAAACAG ATGGAGACAACAAGTAA
- the LOC116791922 gene encoding mucin-4-like isoform X3, with protein MGTRGWTLSTFLGCCIWILHGLGAAAAPVTTEGPFTVGTAFPITTENEGPSALVTGTAGTSTTAADAEIDESIFTRNPLSSIFPPRTELDSFVTATSEYGSTVPTLMNVTKPLNTSQGVEGGLAASTTATTAAAITAQHPAVTPEAEYEVIDATPDPTLDINPDVKEDIPAAVTRGEEDIDLTTGNMSYPTTPPPADTWVPQPPAGSPVGVSVTVLPSQGLTTAMGTVEEVVTLSASVQSGANANSLSPSPSTEELLTTQQGGVVSRVEATNPETAEEMAPAAEESPLASESGDAGDTTNGEFSTAGSSHLPPESPVMLETVGNPGEPSFLPGHAVLSPDASLAPSTGNGDGQGVSSEASGSALSPAASEAPVAPEETEDTATTLLAPEVPTYAQSDMNLPTVATVLPTGDVGAVGLDNPSLQPDPWQTSAREKPPLLPDALMDAPNAPGAAYPPPGAEANTLPAADGAAETLSSADLTTAPEAPMSPSLGESQPGGMPDGPPQESVGHDTGLSSDSDAPSPALFVPDGLAWPTAGVQSQGAQGAEDMAQVGGPGDGSPYTDTQSDTSLSDIQPSASPANNGELLAEGTGDLASAGQSPPPALGDGTGAGDAPALGEVSSPDSVPPSSAGMEPDLSGAEGPADLPSESASGLEAVYPLPGTVPGPASETETPASPDLSGAQGAPGSPSFGRLQPWGTATGAPQGAGLPGAEGPDSGLSLSGDAPSSAVHGLVGPPSPALGDQLGTNLGLPAAGGPGVGTAEGTAEQALEGAGSGIDSESSLSSTAGSGMAAGIDRLLGEGSSSGPASPSDVVAAASVSRGDEAGPISGAPLGPDSLSSASPDSETGPGLGLVEGVESAGDVAQTGNPESPYMETNPSAFSPQEDQLPSAGSSSGPAPPSGEVATSSVSDPASQSALGGEGNTPGALQPSLDAEPGIPAAAGEGASEMAGDGESMGQSQAPTGNGPAGSGIPDEDMGDVLQSVSSSSSTEGSSLPGRTDEAVNKASLPGADGADGGLNTGLEAAGPQEAPVSVPGIQSGANIGLSDGKQSQVNAVQVPGGASVKGGSSPGASLVPVAPDNSGVSDSTATSTAASLLLPEHGLSSGLVPNGDTHSAPSTQSGSRPLVPGAPSGLAGESGGISWSLEDELASGMPAPLGEASPHAPISPNSAPVLPSAPQRGNAAEGVSVSPELSAPLAARESIVGSSAGGKGELGASVPGSPVLLLPPCQPGSTGAPSRDANSPVPGKASAVLPRGMAGQGDVAQLLPSVTGSGADMETPTHSPPQGSPGLPGLPPTGITAGSTGSKIPGPGPTGGSPSAALHPILGNELATSSASGDPATTGSSPPRAFPGQGGSQGGFPATACPGTSCSPAPADPAPRAPLLRGSEVLPRPGTSTVTSHTSSPVVPAPPGRPEAAPTLLPSPAVPAVPLYGYGARENDREYVERRVDFNSPLFKPETGFPFGRTLRDSLYFTDNGQIVFPASDKGIFTYPNPPPGGFNGHEEVPMIAVFWDNADFSRGVGTTFYQEFSTLNTAKPPFVRDVEAKVRRYMRSSYSAAWTLKITWEKAPVYASRSDTRKTITYQAILTTDGFRSYILMLYQDRGMQWDYTRLAATNVLIGYTSGDGFYYNDDLSKRPPAVKYRPDQFRGYNTDLRGLWIYKLESRVGINYRLKCLAWTGQQQEPRAWSQGLPTCPCSLQQGQQDPRFKSSRGGRWAARVSMLHSASPNQHGAGVRCLYDSQNQLIEGRQERYWRSSRQASPYRDQELKLYDWCCNRAGSAHLCARYSEKRPKIGCDGYQSPGIDSSEEIERDSDEETDGDNK; from the exons ATGGGGACTAGGGGATGGACGCTCTCCACCTTCCTGGGATGCTGCATATGGATTCTGCATG ggcttggggctgctgctgcccctgtcACTACTGAGGGGCCCTTTACTGTGGGGACAGCTTTTCCCATCACAACAGAGAATGAAGGGCCCAGTGCCCTGGTGACGGGCACTGCAGGCACAAGCACCACGGCGGCTGATGCTGAGATAGATGAGAGCATCTTCACGAGGAACCCATTGAGTTCGATCTTCCCTCCCAGGACTGAGCTGGACTCTTTTGTGACTGCGACGAGTGAATATGGCTCTACAGTGCCAACCTTGATGAATGTGACCAAGCCTCTTAACACGTCTCAGGGTGTTGAGGGGGGGTTGGCTGCTTCCACTACAGCCACAACCGCTGCTGCTATCACTGCACAACACCCTGCTGTCACCCCAGAAGCAGAGTATGAGGTAATAGACGCTACTCCTGATCCCACCCTAGACATCAACCCAGATGTGAAGGAAGACATCCCTGCAGCTGTGACCAGAGGAGAAGAAGACATAGACCTCACCACTGGAAATATGTCCTACCCTACCACCCCTCCACCAGCAGACACCTGGGTGCCACAGCCACCTGCTGGCAGCCCCGTGGGTGTCAGTGTCACTGTGTTACCAAGCCAGGGGCTGACCACAGCCATGGGAACAGTCGAGGAAGTCGTAACTCTGTCTGCATCTGTCCAAAGCGGAGCCAATGCCAACTCCTTAAGTCCCAGTCCCAGCACTGAGGAGCTGCTTACGACCCAGCAGGGTGGAGTGGTGAGCAGGGTTGAGGCCACTAACCCagagacagcagaagaaatggCCCCAGCTGCTGAGGAAAGTCCCTTGGCTTCAGAGTCTGGAGATGCAGGAGATACAACGAATGGTGAATTCAGCACAGCCGGCTCATCTCACCTACCTCCAGAGAGCCCAGTGATGTTAGAAACAGTGGGAAACCCTGGAGagccctccttcctccctggcCACGCAGTGCTGAGCCCAGATGCTTCACTGGCACCATCCACAGGGAACGGAGATGGGCAGGGAGTGTCATCAGAAGCTTCTGGTTCAGCCCTGTCACCTGCAGCCAGCGAGGCACCAGTGGCACCCGAGGAAACAGAGGACACTGCCACAACACTGCTGGCCCCAGAGGTTCCCACTTATGCACAGAGTGATATGAATCTCCCAACCGTGGCCACTGTGTTGCCCACAGGGGACGTGGGGGCTGTGGGTCTGGACAATCCTTCCCTGCAACCTGACCCATGGCAGACCTCCGCCAGAGAAAAGCCACCACTGCTTCCTGATGCTCTGATGGACGCCCCCAATGCTCCTGGGGCTGCTTACCCACCCCCAGGGGCTGAAGCCAAcaccctgcctgcagctgatGGTGCAGCAGAGACACTATCCAGCGCCGACCTCACTACTGCCCCAGAAGCACCCATGTCTCCATCTCTTGGAGAGTCACAGCCAGGAGGAATGCCAGATGGACCTCCCCAAGAATCTGTTGGACATGACACTGGCTTGAGTTCAGATTCAGATGCCCCTAGCCCAGCCCTCTTTGTACCTGATGGACTGGCATGGCCCACTGCTGGGGTCCAGAGTCAGGGAGCTCAGGGGGCAGAGGACATGGCACAGGTAGGAGGTCCAGGGGATGGTAGTCCCTATACAGACACCCAGAGTGACACGAGCCTTTCAGACATCCagccctcagcctctcctgctaATAATGGAGAACTGTTGGCTGAAGGAACAGGAGATTTGGCAAGTGCTGGGCAGTCCCCTCCACCAGCCCTTGGGGATGgaacaggagcaggagatgcCCCGGCACTGGGAGAAGTGTCCTCACCTGATTCTGTacctcccagcagtgctggaatgGAGCCCGATCTCTCAGGGGCTGAAGGACCAGCGGACCTGCCCAGTGAATCTGCCAGTGGTCTTGAGGCTGTTTACCCACTCCCAGGGACTGTGCCTGGCCCTGCATCTGAGACAGAGACACCAGCAAGCCCCGAcctcagtggtgcccagggaGCACCTGGGTCTCCATCCTTTGGTCGGTTGCAACCATGGGGAACAGCAACTGGtgctccccagggagctggtctccctggagctgaaGGACCAGACTCTGGCTTGTCTTTGTCAGGAGATGCCCCCAGCTCAGCAGTTCATGGACTGGTAGGACCCCCATCACCTGCCCTTGGGGACCAGCTTGGCACAAACCTGGGGCTGCCAGCAGCCGGAGGGCCTGGAGTGGGCACGGCagagggcacagcagagcaggcactggaaggagcaGGCAGTGGGATTGATTCTGAGTCGTCCCTGAGCTCCACTGCAGGCAGTGGGATGGCAGCTGGGATAGATAGACTTCTCGGTGAAGGTTCTTCATCTGGTCCTGCCTCTCCCAGTGATGTGGTTGCAGCAGCTTCTGTTTCAAGGGGTGATGAAGCAGGACCCATCTCAGGTGCACCCCTTGGCCCTGACAGCCTGTCCTCGGCCTCTCCGGACAGTGAAACTGGCCCAGGGCTTGGTCTGGTGGAGGGGGTAGAGAGTGCAGGGGATGTGGCACAGACTGGAAACCCAGAAAGTCCCTACATGGAGACAA ATCCTTCAGCTTTCAGCCCTCAGGAAGATCAACTGCCTAGTGCAGGTTCCTCATCTGGTCCTGCCCCTCCCAGTGGTGAGGTCGCAACATCCTCTGTTTCAGATCCAGCCAGCCAGAGTGCACTTGGAGGAGAGGGCAATACTCCTGGAGCTCTTCAGCCTTCTCTGGATGCTGAGCCTGggattcctgctgctgcaggagaaggggcaAGTGAAATGGCTGGTGATGGAGAGTCCATGGGGCAGTCCCAGGCTCCTACTGGAAATGGACCAGCTGGTTCAGGAATCCCTGATGAAGATATGGGAGATGTGTTGCAGTCTGTATCTTCTTCCTCATCTACAGAGGGATCTTCATTGCCTGGGAGGACTGATGAGGCTGTTAACAAAGCAAGTCTTCCTGGAGCTGATGGAGCCGATGGTGGCTTGAATACAGGCTTGGAGGCCGCTGGCCCCCAGGAAGcccctgtgtctgtccctggcATCCAAAGTGGTGCCAATATTGGACTTTCTGATGGAAAACAGAGCCAAGTCAATGCGGTGCAGGTACCTGGAGGAGCTTCGGTGAAAGGGGGATCTTCCCCTGGTGCCAGTCTGGTCCCAGTGGCTCCAGACAACAGCGGTGTTTCTGACAGCACGGCCACCTCaacagctgcttctctgcttctccctgAGCATGGGCTGAGCTCGGGGCTGGTACCCAATGGAGACacccactctgcccccagcacccagagTGGGAGCAGACCCCTGGTGCCAGGGGCACCGtctgggctggcaggagagTCTGGAGGCATTTCTTGGTCTCTTGAAGATGAGTTGGCCTCAGGGATGCCCGCACCTTTGGGAGAAGCATCCCCCCATGCTCCCATATCCCCCAACAGTGCCcctgtgctgccttctgctCCACAGAGAGGAAATGCTGCAGAGGGGGTGTCTGTCAGCCCTGAGCTTTCCGCTCCACTTGCGGCACGTGAGTCAATAGTGGGGTCCTCTgcagggggaaagggggagctgggagcttcTGTGCCAGGGAGTCCTGTCttgctcctgcctccctgccagccaggaAGCACTGGAGCCCCCTCCAGGGATGCCAACAGCCCTGTACCTGGGAAAGCAAGTGCTGTGCTCCCCAGAGGGATGGCAGGGCAAGGGGACGTggcccagctccttcccagtgTGACTGGATCTGGGGCAGATATGGAAACACCCACTCACTCCCCACCTCAGGGGAGCCCGGGGCTCCCTGGCCTTCCTCCCACTGGGATCACTGCTGGTAGCACTGGATCAAAAATCCCAGGTCCAGGTCCTACTGGTGGCTCACCATCCGCTGCCCTGCATCCTATCCTGGGCAATGAGCTGGCCACCAGCTCAGCAAGTGGAGATCCTGCCACCACTGGGTCGAGCCCCCCCAGAGCCTTCCCAGGCCAGGGGGGATCCCAAGGAGGGTTCCCAGCCACTGCATGCCCTGGCACATCCTGCAGCCCGGCCCCCGCTGACCCAGCCCCACGAGCTCCCCTCCTCAGGGGCAGTGAGGTGCTTCCCAGGCCGGGAACTTCCACTGTCACCTCCCACACATCGTCCCCCGTGGTTCCAGCTCCACCAGGAAGGCCAGAAGCTGCCCCAAccctgctgcccagccccgCAG ttccaGCTGTGCCCCTCTATGGATATGGAGCGAGGGAAAATGATCGGGAGTATGTGGAAAGGAGAGTGGATTTTAATTCTCCACTTTTCAAGCCTGAGACTGGATTCCCATTTGGGAGAACCCTGCGTGACTCTCTCTAC TTTACAGACAATGGACAAATCGTTTTCCCAGCCTCGGACAAAGGCATCTTCACGTATCCCAACCCTCCTCCCGGCGGCTTCAATGGCCATGAGGAGGTTCCCATGATCGCTGTATTTTGGGACAACGCCGACTTCTCCAGAGGGGTGGGCACCACCTTTTACCAG GAGTTCTCCACCCTCAACACGGCCAAGCCTCCGTTTGTCCGTGACGTGGAAGCGAAGGTTCGGCGGTACATGAGGTCCTCCTACTCTGCAGCCTGGACCCTGAAAATCACCTGGGAGAAGGCACCTGTCTATGCATCACGGAGTGACACCCGGAAG ACAATCACATATCAGGCCATCCTGACCACCGATGGCTTCAGGTCCTACATCCTGATGCTGTACCAGGACAGAGGGATGCAATGGGATTACACCAGACTCGCTGCCACCAACGTGCTCATCGGCTACACCAG TGGGGATGGCTTTTACTACAACGATGACCTGAGTAAGAGACCTCCAGCTGTTAAATATCGCCCTGACCAGTTCAGGGGCTACAACACAG aCCTCCGTGGGCTGTGGATTTACAAGCTGGAGAGTCGCGTGGGCATCAACTATCGGCTGAAGTGCCTGGCATggacagggcagcagcaggagccacgGGCATGGagccagggcctgcccacctgcccctgctccctccagcaAGGGCAGCAGGACCCACGCTTCAAGAGCAGCCGTGGAG GCCGGTGGGCTGCCCGTGTCTCCATGCTGCACTCAGCGTCCCCCAACCAGCACGGCGCCGGCGTCCGCTGCCTGTACGACAGCCAGAACCAGCTCATTGAGGGGCGGCAGGAGAGGTACTGGAGGTCCTCCAGGCAGGCGTCGCCCTACCGTG ACCAGGAGCTGAAGCTGTACGACTGGTGCTGCAACCGGGCGGGCAGTGCCCACCTCTGCGCCCGCTACAGTGAGAAGCGGCCGAAGATCGGCTGTGATGGATACCAGTCACCTGGCATAG ATTCCTCGGAGGAGATAGAGAGAGACTCGGATGAGGAAACAG ATGGAGACAACAAGTAA